In the genome of Cryptomeria japonica chromosome 8, Sugi_1.0, whole genome shotgun sequence, one region contains:
- the LOC131048418 gene encoding O-fucosyltransferase 23, with amino-acid sequence MAMAMEGIAVKLPMKEESNGGSSLRFMKSCQISFVVYRCLFLLFCVLLSRVLLQNLRRSNGVLFFLNGGQGEEMEFTVGVRSNKFVEVPQIIWGLNNQKIALARAALTARKLNRTLLMPKLSASLFYKNTDLLQPIPFDKIFSLDRFNSRCRGFVQIARGSKPREAFVVRKGSGRRWTASKDLAQLDECVRNPDIDRHEVIRLEGKHPFLWHDHWPVNDYASVFECLDLVDELSAEASGVVAKLRAIQNSTKYVAVHMRIEKDWMIHCKKVENRAKIKEGKNLRICSSREEIMQRVSKIPGLEKPSVVYLAVADDLLEDKTLLEGWSQGLVPYEKKNLGVVSTYAKYPYLIKSAIDYEVCLQADVFVGNSFSTFSSLVVLQRTVRKKRGNFGNGCEGTYAYNLEGPGGGSQRWATNMSDSSLAAISYGSNHVSCT; translated from the coding sequence ATGGCTATGGCTATGGAAGGAATTGCAGTCAAATTACCTATGAAGGAAGAGAGTAATGGTGGAAGCAGTTTGAGATTTATGAAAAGCTGCCAGATAAGTTTCGTGGTTTACAGATGCCTTTTTCTGTTGTTCTGCGTGCTGCTCTCCAGAGTTCTTCTGCAGAATTTACGGCGCTCCAATGGCGTCTTGTTTTTTTTAAATGGCGGTCAAGGAGAAGAAATGGAGTTCACGGTGGGGGTTCGGAGCAATAAATTTGTGGAGGTGCCGCAGATTATATGGGGGCTCAACAATCAGAAGATTGCTCTGGCAAGGGCTGCTCTTACGGCGAGGAAATTGAACAGGACTCTGCTCATGCCTAAGCTTAGTGCTTCTTTGTTTTACAAAAACACGGATCTGCTCCAGCCGATTCCTTTTGACAAAATATTTTCTTTGGATCGTTTCAATTCTCGCTGCCGCGGGTTTGTTCAAATCGCCCGCGGCTCGAAACCCCGGGAGGCTTTCGTTGTGCGGAAGGGAAGTGGAAGGCGGTGGACTGCTTCTAAGGATTTGGCTCAGCTGGATGAATGTGTTCGAAACCCTGATATTGACCGGCATGAGGTTATTAGATTAGAGGGAAAACATCCTTTTCTGTGGCATGACCACTGGCCTGTAAATGACTATGCCTCTGTTTTTGAATGTCTTGATTTGGTGGACGAATTGTCCGCAGAGGCTTCGGGAGTCGTGGCCAAGCTTAGGGCGATTCAAAATTCGACCAAATATGTGGCCGTGCATATGAGAATTGAGAAGGATTGGATGATTCACTGCAAGAAAGTAGAGAATAGGGCAAAAATCAAAGAGGGAAAGAATTTGAGAATTTGCAGCAGCAGGGAAGAAATTATGCAGAGGGTTTCGAAAATTCCTGGGCTGGAGAAGCCCTCCGTTGTTTATTTGGCCGTGGCGGATGATCTTTTGGAGGACAAGACTTTGCTGGAGGGATGGAGCCAGGGTTTGGTTCCGTACGAAAAGAAAAATCTCGGAGTGGTGAGTACCTATGCCAAGTACCCTTATTTGATAAAGTCTGCCATTGATTATGAAGTGTGCCTGCAAGCTGACGTTTTCGTGGGGAATAGTTTTTCTACTTTTTCTAGCCTGGTAGTGTTACAGAGAACCGTGAGAAAAAAGAGGGGTAATTTTGGTAATGGCTGTGAAGGTACATACGCTTATAATTTAGAGGGCCCTGGGGGAGGATCTCAGAGATGGGCGACCAATATGTCGGATTCGAGCCTGGCTGCAATTAGCTATGGATCTAATCACGTATCTTGCACATAA